One window from the genome of Garra rufa chromosome 1, GarRuf1.0, whole genome shotgun sequence encodes:
- the LOC141339089 gene encoding uncharacterized protein, protein MAFIKEESEDMKIEETLRVKHEDTEEQTDLMALKEDSQILNEMEEKDYDFINGDKSFSCSQTETTSSRKKTRKKGRSYFTCQQCGKCFSQRGSIKRHMRIHTGEKPYVCEQCGKSFTQPGHLGVHMRIHTGEKPYVCEQCGMHFNHRLNRERHVSIHTGEKPFICQHCGKSYTQNGSLTRHMRIHKQPYMCDQCGKSFDQHEDFEVHKRAHEESPYSCSECGKSFSQKQRFEDHMRIHSGEQPYTCPQCGKRFNYKHHLQDHIRVHTGEKPFTCKQCGRSFNRKGTLNRHMRVHSGEKSARCDHSFTKKINNVFFRSNHGLIMVKT, encoded by the coding sequence ATCTGATGGCCCTGAAAGAGGACAGTCAaatactgaatgaaatggaagagaaagattatgatttcataaatggagataaatcttttagttgttcacagactgaaacaacttcctcaagaaaaaagactcgaaagaaaggaagaagttattttacctgccaacagtgcggAAAGTGTTTCAGTCAAAGAGGAAgtattaaaagacacatgagaattcacaccggagagaaaccttatgtctgcgaacaatgtggaaagagttttactcaacctggacacctgggagtccacatgagaattcacaccggagagaagccttatgtCTGTGAACAGTGTGGAATGCATTTTAATCATAGGCTGAATCGTGAAAGACATGTttcaattcacactggagaaaagcctttcatatGCCAACACTGTGGAAAGAGTTACACTCAAAATGGAAGCCttaccagacacatgagaattcacaaacAGCCTTatatgtgtgatcagtgtggaaagagctttgaTCAACATGAAGACTTTGAAGTCCATAAGAGAGCTCATGAAGAGAGTCCTTactcatgctctgagtgtggaaagagtttcagtcaaaaacagcgctttgaagaccacatgagaattcactctggagagcaaccctacacatgccctcagtgcggaaagaggtttaattatAAGCATCACCTTCAAgaccacataagagttcacactggagagaagcctttcacctgcaaacaatgtggaagaagtttcaatcGAAAAGGGactcttaacagacacatgagagttcactctggagaaaagTCAGCTAGATGTGATCACTCCTTTACGAAAAaaattaacaatgttttttttcgtagtaaccatggtttaattatGGTAAAAACATAA